The genome window CCGATCCTCCAAGGAGGATGTGTCATACACTTCATGAGCCCAAGAGTGTGCTGTAGGGTCTGAAGGGCAAGATGCTGGTTCACTGAtgtaaaggagagagggaaaaagctTCAACCAACTAGAAAAACAGTCCTTATGcatgctattttttatttcaaacacaGGTATCAATATCAATTCCTTCTCTGAgagagtacattttaaaataggatatatttttaaaggaatatttaaaggacacattaaaatttatttaaaaaacttttcaaaagaaacaaaaagtatgaattttatttaatccttgaggaaatgattattttctcatccacaaaaatcattaattttgtttttcgtTATCTCCTTTATTAAtctacattagaaaaataaacttttcatacACTAAGAACAAGCAAACCAGTCTCAATTGACAAAATGTACCAATGCAACATAATTACTTTCACCTTTAATTTACAGGCAGCCAGATTCAAAATCCTTAAAGTTGCTTACACTTAAACATGACAATGACAACCTAAAAGGTATGATGTTGATTGGAACAGATATTTCATTGGAAAATTGATGATTTTCCATTTCCAATTAAATCTctagatagaaataaaaaaaattaaaaatcatatttaagaaAAGCCAAATCTTGGATTGTGAGGTATCCTTTTAAGGATGTTtcagcagaaaaaaacaaagactctCACAATTGTGTACCTGCCTGGATTAGGCGGGTACCCTGATCAAGGAGATGGGGGATGATTTGGCTTTAGTATTCCAATAATAAAGTTTATAATGAGAATAACATGTTGCTACAAAATCCAGTCTCTTCCTCAGATGCCTTCCACAGAGGGCAGGAagatttgtcagttttgtttgcTGATGATGCCTGGTTCTGCCAACAAACAACACCTGTCACACGGTAGGTAGTCAAtatacatttgttgaataaataagagaaaaaaagaaatgtacagtaTGTTTGTGAAGCCAACTGTGTGTACATTGCTATCGAGGTACACAAAGAGTCTTTGCTTTAAATTTGAGAATGAGGATTTTCAATGGAAtatatctataaaaatgaaagaaagacatTACTGTCTGGACTCTTGTACagcaagagaagaaaaaccaCTAGCAAAGAGCCAACTCACCTGATAGACCTGGATCAAGCATGTGGCCACGGAGAACACCCTTGGGACTCTAATTCTGGCACTCCTGCAAGCTGGGTACTTGGGCAGGACAGCAGCAGCACTCATGAACTGGGCAGCACCTGTTGGTGAGGGCTGATCACATGGATTCTCTCATCCCAGCCTTACAATCAGTCCTTCAGGTACATACTTTTTCTGACTTTGCTGATGAGGAAACTATGCACAGAGGTTACACAGCTTAACAAAGGGCTCTCACCTCATGAGTCATGAAATGGGACTTTAGCCTTTCTTTGCATCTGGTCTTAGAGCCAATACCCAAGAACCACTGTACTGTACACATTGTCTCAGAGAAActcttcctgggcctcagtcttTAAAAGGTGGGCAGTTGACTTAATAAGAATTAAGGATCAATGATTAGGGTTCAAGGCACTCCAAAATTCCGGTCTTCATTGAAAAGGCTACAGAAGTCTCACCTTAGTAACACCCTATCATCTTGATATCCTTGGTTAATTAAATATTGGAAACCAATTTCATAGTAATTGAGGTCAGAAAAAAGTACTCATGACATTTTAGAATATAATGACAAAGCCATAAATTTTAATGCAACCGTAATTACTTAAAACTGTTACAGCATGCAATGTGTTACCACAACAGCCAGATAAACACTAATTTACTCAGCCTATTCTTCTAGACCTGTAAACACtaggattaaataaatattttcattgaatttattCTACCCTCCATTGCCATTTATAGATAGCTTACTTGTCAAGTATTACTTTctaattgttttatgtttcttaaCTAGCCTGTAATACTTTGGCAAGGACCTCAAACAATAGTAGacagtaggtataaaatagatggCTACATTGAACAGATGACTAAAAGGATGCCTCCTGAGTACCTATATCTTGAAATACACTTTATTGTGCCTTACTTtcaatttgtgattttaaaatctagaaatcGCCTATTTTatgtaataacaataaaatcCTTCTTTGCTGAAAATACGCACAAAGTTTACaagcttaaaaaattaaatcgcAGTAATGGTCAAGTTttccaataataaaataatacattttgataaggttttcattttacaaaaactCAAATAGCTTCATGAGttcacaaaataatatatttctcaaGATATTAGCATATTCTTACACTGGAAGAGCAGAGAATAAAATTTACTTGGAGATCGAGCATTTGCTTCTTTAAGAAAtacttcttttagtatttttactttaataCTATGAAAGCTACATAATTACATTCAGATTCATTAACTATTCCagtagttaatttttaaaacttacgaTGAacagttttgtttaaaatatgtaacattgGTAATATGAAAATCTGAATTTGTAATACAGAAGGATTTgcattcctgatttttttttttttctgatacaacaAATGATGAAATAACTAATGGTTCCACAGAGGATAAAATGTCTCAAATCTGTTGGTTCTGAAGGTGAAGCGAGATTTTGTACTGATACCACATATCACTGAGATGCCAGAAGGAAATGGAATTAAACTCAGATAGTTCAAATGGAGAGATTTTAATGAAGGGACAACCTACAGAGGTGTTGGCAGGGTCAGGGGGAATCAACGAGATATGCTGGCAAATCTCCCCCtgaagatggaggaggaaggAGTGATACTGTAGTGAAAGCTTGAGCCTAAGGGAGGAGGATGGGCCGCTGAGCAGGAGGCACCATCCTGAAAGAAGAATCCTCTGCCAGATACTTTTCAGGGTCATTTCTTCACACTCTCTGCAGGGAAGCAGGGGGACAGCAGGAAGAAATATCCTAACCTCACTCTCCTCCCTCTGCCAGTGCCTTCCATTGGCCAAATCCTCCCAGAGGCCAGTTGGTGGCGATCAGCTTCCAGGGGCaacaggagggaagaggagggcagAGACTGGCTCAGGGGTGGGGGATCATGCACATTAGGGGCTCAGTTGTTCAAATACCTGTCACTGAGGCCTGATGAGGGTGGGAAGACCGAGCATGCTCCTCTGACCTAATTTCTAAGAAATCTACCGGAAATAATATTTGGGGATCTttccatttaataaattttttaaaaaattgctgccCTCTCAGCCCCATTTCCCATGCATTTTCCTCTCTTCAAGCTGTATTTaaattccttctttcattttccttctggTAACAAAGATGTCTGTGACTCAACAGACGTTTCTCTAAGACCCCATCCTGTTAGGTCTCTGAGCTGTGGAAAGTATTTATACAATTGCCAGTGAATACAAGATGCAGGAATTTCCCTAAGATCCCTAACAAAATTGGTGATAAGTAGTCCCACATGTTAATCCAGCCACCCATGGATGACAGCGCTTACTGTTTCTTTGATAAATGccaaatacatttgaaataaatacCTGACATATTTGTTTAAGTGCTTTCTAatctattaattttatatatgtgtgagtCTGTTTTGTATACCTTCTGATTATaggataaatgtaaataaatccaAAGAATAATCAAAGCTACCACTTTCAAGAAGCCTTCTTTGTAGAACTGGAAGAGTCTTAAGTAGGCTTTTCAGGTATGCATCTCTTATTATCGCTAAACACCAACTCCTGCAAGGCAGACATCATGTGTGGGTCATCTTTACAGCAGGCACAGGCCCTAAAACAGTGACATGCACATTGTAGGCAttccataaatgtttgctgaattggCTAAACCTTGGTTTGTCCCCATAATCAACCACCGCAAACAGCACACAGATAATTACTTCTTGGAAAGATTCCAGCTGGTGTTTGATGTTACCTATGTGTTTTTTCTCTCAAGAGCAGCTCTGTAGGattacattattttctgttttcttgtttttttttttccctttgaccTTAATGTCATCTACTTCAATAACAGTTTCATACAAAATTCCTACCAGCACATACCACAGCAGATTCAAGGCCTTGTTTTAAAAATGGTGCCAGCATCTCTTAATTTGGAAGATATATTGTCTCTCCTGAACATGGGCtaagaaaatgtataatttgGTATTAACATAAGAACTGAAGACACTTTAAATGcactgtttcatttttataagataaaaataattttaagaatcaAAATGTTATCAACAGACCTGTccttcattaaaaagtaaaactgcaTTTTCCTACATTGTATGAAAGTATCCAATTAcaaacaattttgaaatgtaacttttaaaaatgtaaacagcaaaaatattgtatttaaaataaatctggacaggcaaaaaaatatatatacatatccagAAGACAGAGATTTTGGTGAAAGTTAAGATATTTCATCTTTGAACAACTTAGAATCTTTCCTGCATTTTATAGTCTAGTTCCAGGCATTAATTTGAAATAACCTTGAAATCCTAAATCTAACACCCTTCAGAACAAAGTagcttttctcttctgctttatGAGCAAATGGACTAAATACTAGGGAATGGTACTGTCTGGGCCTTTGAACCAAGACTGAAAGAGATGAAATCCTATATGATACGTATAAACATTAGagaatccattttgatttaataaaaggatgaatttgctcTATATCCTGTGAGAAAATGGTTCCCTTTTCCTGAAAATGTTGTCTCATTCCAACAATAGAGGGTTGGTTTTTTTTCCAGGGTGTGGTGTGGGGGGTGGACAGAGTTGCCATGAATATGGCATCTATCGAGACTGCTGTTATATTTATTTCCCAAAATGCATTGTAGCAGGAAATTCAGAAcacaataagagaaaataaatgtttgacttcaaaatataagGCCACATTTAAAGCAGCAGGTGAAGTATAGAACAGTTAACAGTACGAATTCTTTATCTGCAGTCTTGCAGTTCCCTAAATCTCTGTAACACATCACTTTTAAAAGCCTCAGAGAAGCGGTTCTGTAATAATTTACCAATAATTCAACCCCTCAATAGCCTTAGCAAGTGAAACCTTATAGTCTTACATTTTAGAAATGACCCAACTTGATCCTTTTATTCTTCAGAATATCTCTCTcaaattttcatttgcttttcattaATTGATGAATTATGAGATTTTTAGGTGCCTGtccacaaagaaatgaaattttcacTTTCCAGGAACCtaacaaatgaaaagatagaaAGCAATTCCAACAGAATGTTACCAAAGAAATCTTTTAGAATAGACtgttaacattatttatttatatttatctggcTCTACTATTTGTGGTACATTTACACTTCAAAGCTAAACCTCAAATAACATCATAGTGAGTGGTTGACTTCATGTTTAGCTGAGGTCTTGAAGACTGAAAAAGACCATGACAAACACACATCTATTGTCTTGGCTACTGTGTCCATCTTCATCACCATTCTGATAGTGTGCAATGTATTGCAGCTCACCCTTTGGGAAGGACTAAAGTAGACATCTGTTGGTTCTGCTTGTTCAGCATTCCTACCCTAATTTTCCTATGGAGAACCCCTTTATTCTAGACCACGTGAAGTTAATGCCAAACCCCATTCCAGGGGATGCACCTGAATCCAACCTCAGTCATCTAAACAGTCCCTTCTCCACGTTCAGAGAAGAGCAAGCGACTCAAACTGCCTTCATAAGAACAGACCTGGGACTTCTGCTGCAAATATTGAAGAATAAGTACTCTTTTTTCTTGCTAGGACTAAGCTGGTAGTACCTTCTAGGAGGCTATCATATGGAAACAACTTGTTTGAAAATGAAGCCACAACTAGAAAACAGATCCTGGTAACCCGGATTGACGGATCCAGACCTACCTTAAATGGCAGGACCTAACCCGAGGCTTTTTGCATCAACCAAGTAAAGTCCTTAAGCCAGTTTGAGTTGGTTTTGTCACTTGCAGCTAAAAGAATTCTGACTCTAACAATGtgacaatagcaaaaataaacatgACTGCTTTTGAGGTTTCTAATGGATTTTCCTCCCTagatacatgatttcatttaatcctcacaattcaAAAAAGCACATGTCTATTAACATTaaattaatattcattattttgaacACATACTATGTGGACAAGGGATGGGGAAAGCCAAGGGAGTAATCAACGTGAAATCTCACTTATATgggagggaagtggaggttacataTCTCAGGGCACTTAATAGGTATCAtcaaatgaaagaataaacagTATATGGGAGAGGCAGGAGGTGATTCTTCATCAATTCCTGGATGAAAAATTAGGAGATAATGAACTCCTAACAGTCAGCCTAATGAGAATGGCTCAAGCAACAGGGCATAGAGAGGGAGTTAGGTTAGACATGGGGTTCTTGACAGTTTTCAGCTCTGGATGGGTGCAGCTGTTGTcagtgggaaagggaaaaaggaaggactCAGtgtggaaggcagggagggaggagacagTGTGAGTCAGTGAAACAGGGCCCTTAGAATGACAAGTCTGGACCAGAGAGAGGCTAAGACTGGAAATACAAGATGGGTAACCACTGGCATACAGATGGCAGTTCAGACTTGGGCACTGCCCACCAGAGCCTCAGCATGAAGAGAAGAGGGGGAGGCTGGCCACCACCTCCCTCTGGGTAATCGTAAATCTGCTCCGTGAGCTCCTGAAAACAGGCTCTTTCACTCGCCCCATCTCTTGCTCTTGATTGCAACCTGGCATTCAGGAGGCACCCAGTAGATATCTGTGGAGTGACCGACAACGCAGCGCTAGGGCACTGAGAAGACCCCGGGGCACCAGGGGCTGGTTCTACAAGGGTGCCCCTCCCAGGCCCCTCCAGCACGCTGCCAGAGCCGCCAGTCTTGGCCGCTACTCCGGATGCTGCCTCATTATGCAGCTCTCACCTCTCAAATTAGTTCATGCTCTCACATTAGGTGTAATCACAGCTGGCAACGCTTTCTGGGGATGTCGCAGAAAAGATCtgagttgaaaaaatatttttgtgtcatatttatttaaagtaaaattgcTGCTTCCTCCCcgccccttcctttcctcctggcCCACCCAGCGACCCCGGCCCTGCTCAACGGAGGCGGGGGTCGGAGGTGAGACTTCCTCCACATAATTCCTTAAACAGCGATCAACtaagtcttaaagaaaaaaaagagatctaGAAGCAGAGACATGGCTGCTGGAGATCCCAAAGCTGGTGTACCCGCGTGGGGGAGAGCGTACCCTGGGGGCGGCCGGCAGGCCGGACCAGAGGCTAGCTCCGAGACCCAAGGCAGGAACTCTCCGCCGGCGCCCCGCGTCTCTCCAGCTCCCGAGGCTGCGCTGACTCCACTGATCACGCCAGGTTCAAGGTCGCCCGGTGGCGACCGGAGCGCCGGGAGCCGGTGGTAAATGTTCCAGCCGGCCTCTGCCTGGGGTCCGGAGCCGCGTTTCTGCTTTGTACTTGACGGACAGGTCCGCCCGCCCTCCCGCCGCCCGGCTACCAGCCCGCGTTCATCCTGCAGGGCTAAGTCTTCCGCACTCGGCCTGGAACGCCTGGAGCgctcccttcctctccctatCTTCGCAGCTCTCCTCACTCCTGCCACTTGGCAAAGCTGCATTTTGACTTTCACATTTTTGACTACGTGTGTGTAGTTTCAAGTCCATGCGTGGCACGAAAATCCACTTAGGGTAAAAATTATTCTCGAAAAATCGCCCATCTGGTGTTCTACACTCAAGGCTAGGAGGTGCAGGCACGGGTGCATAAAGCACGCCATAAGGGTGCACAGCAAATAAAAAGTACGGATACAAAACGTAAATTTTAAGTGTAAAACAGAAAAGCAGTGCTCGTTGCCGCCCCGCACGCTGGATTTTAAGGAGCACGAAGGCGTGCCTCGGCTGCTTTCGCTTAGCCCCGCGTCCTCAGCGCCCGGCCCAGTACCCGGTACTCCGTACGGGTTCAATGATCTCTCCTGAATAAGTGAACAaattaagaaatgaatgaatgacctcTCGATCCGACCTCCGCGTCTGGCAGAGCAGAGCAGTCGTTGTGGGAAGCGGGAGAGAGCGAGAGGCCAAGCTCCACCGTCGCGGCCGCCTGCTGGAGCAGAGGGACGTGGAGACGCCCGGCGCCGCGAGTGCCTGCCCTGTAGCTCCCGGGTAACACGTGCGCCCACCCCAAGCCGCGCAGGCCCCGCCCCGCCACGCGCGCACGCGCCCTGCAGCCCCGCCGCCCGGACCCTGCGCTAGACTCGCCCAGCGCGCCGGTTGCCCTCCCGCCCGCGCCCGCTGGGAGGCGCTACCCTCCCACCCGGCGCGCCCACAGGCGGGCAGGCGACTCGCGGCCTCCAGCGATTCCACTCCGAACCCCGGCGCGCGCCTCCTCCTACCTGAGGGCCGACCAGTGGGGGCGGGCGTGAGGGCCGAGCAGCGGGGGCAGGCCGGAAGGCTGAGCAGCGGGGGCGGGCGGGAGGGCCGAGGGGGGCGGAACAGGATCGAGGCGGGAGGCGAGAAAGTGACCGGCCGCGGCGGACCCTCGGTGCGCGGACGCGGGCGCGCGCCCGCGCTCCCTTCGTCGACTCCCGGCCAGAGCCCAACCCTGCTGCCGCGCGCCGCCCGCCTCGCCGAGCCTAATAACAACGGCGCCCGGGGTCAGGTGGCCGCGCGCGGACAGCGCCGTCATTGGCTCGGTGGGGAGCGCGGCGCGTCAGGATTGGCTGTGGGGCGGGGCCTCGGCCGGGGCGGGGGCAGGGCCTCTGAGGGAGGCGGGCCGGGAGGCGTCGGGGGCGGGTCTAGGCCGCGGTCCGCGCCTTTGTGCCCGGCGCGCGCTCTCCGCCCGCTCCGGCTGCAGCGCCGGCTGCATCAATAATTcagagcggcggcggcggcggcagcggcgggtGCGGGcaggaggcggcggcggcagtGGGAGCGAGCAGCAGCGGCTATGCATCCAAGTGCGGCTGGGCAGCCGCGGCACCCCTGAGGCCGGGGCGGGGCTCCGGGAACACAGCGTGGAGGGGACGCTCGTCCCGTAGTGCGAGGAAGAGCTGTAGTGTCCAGAGCGGCGGCGGCGGAGCTGCGCACGGAGCTGAGGAGGGGGCTTTGGAGCGGGACTGGGACGGGGGGGGGCGGCTGGCGCGAGCAGCcccgggggtggggggcggggtgggCGCCGGAGGCGCGATGCTGGGCGCCGtagagctgctgctgctgggggcCGCGTGGCTGGCGGGCCCGGCCCGCGGGCAGAATGAGACGGAGCCCATCGTGCTGGAGGGCAAGTGCCTGGTGGTGTGCGACTCCAACCCCACGTCCGACCCTACGGGCACAGCCCTGGGCATCTCTGTGCGCTCCGGCAGCGCCAAGGTGGCTTTCTCTGCCATCAGGAGCACCAACCACGAGCCGTCCGAGATGAGTAATCGCACCATGATCATCTACTTCGACCAGGTGAGTGCTCCTTCCTCCCGCGGCGTGCAGATTGGGCTGGTGAGGGAGGGGTGGATGGAAGACCGATGCCCGGTCCTCTGCAAGAGCTCTGCGGAGGCGCGGGGACGACAGTCCGGGACCGATTGCTGCCCACTCCCCTTCGTTCCCGTCTCGTTATAGGTACTAGTGAACATTGGGAGCAACTTTGATTCAGAACGCAGCACTTTCATCGCCCCGCGCAAAGGGATCTACAGTTTTAACTTCCACGTGGTAAAAGTCTACAACAGACAGACCATACAGGTCAGCCGCCGCCTCGGGCCAGGCCCTGGCCCCGTAGCGGGGTTACTGGCCGCAGGGGTGCTCGGGCTTTCCGGAGGTGGTAGGCAGAAGTGGCGGCTGCATGTACTTCGGGCTGCTTGGAGGGACAGATAGCGGGGCCTCTCAGTTCTGTGGCTTCAACTGCCCTCTGCTTTCCCTGTCTCTGGCTCTTGGGATCCAGCTCCATCCCCCCAGAGACAGAATTTTCTGCTTCCGCCTTCCGGGCCCCTCCGAAGGGTTCCCTGGATTGCAGGGACTTCCTTGTAACTGCTGTTGTTAGCGCCCCAGACAGCTGCCGCTTGGGGAGCCTTCCCCGACTTGGATGCTTGTCTTCAGCACCACGGACAGGGCCCCCGTTTTCTCCCACttgcccccatccccaccccgTGCGGACTCTGGGTTTTTGAGCTAGCAGCATTTAGCCCCGGGGGGTGAGGggtggagagagaagggaaggagggggcgTAGTGCTACTCTTTCCCGGCTCCAGCCGTGTCCCAGCAAGCACTCGCCGGCTCTTCGGGTCCCCAGAGATGTCCAGGTTTCCCTTGGGCGCCGAGAGAGGCGGGACGCACAGCTGGGGAGAGGGCGCGAGGCCCTTGACTGACGGTGCCACCACAAGGGCAAAACCAGGCTGTGGCGGGCGCGGCTGGATGGGGGCGGGAATTGAGCCTGTGGTTTGGGGAGAAAATACATTGTGCCGCTCGGTGCGAGATTTCTAATCAGAAATCACGGTGGCTTCTCCA of Rhinopithecus roxellana isolate Shanxi Qingling chromosome 20, ASM756505v1, whole genome shotgun sequence contains these proteins:
- the CBLN1 gene encoding cerebellin-1, which encodes MLGAVELLLLGAAWLAGPARGQNETEPIVLEGKCLVVCDSNPTSDPTGTALGISVRSGSAKVAFSAIRSTNHEPSEMSNRTMIIYFDQVLVNIGSNFDSERSTFIAPRKGIYSFNFHVVKVYNRQTIQVSLMLNGWPVISAFAGDQDVTREAASNGVLIQMEKGDRAYLKLERGNLMGGWKYSTFSGFLVFPL